Proteins found in one Sulfolobales archaeon genomic segment:
- a CDS encoding KEOPS complex subunit Pcc1 — MSIKIYCEIDTHGIDPSLIKRSLEPDNIDIPEGMAIDIRYSGERIILSLECSVDKILTCRSTIDEILMLIDSILKSLGKYEKR; from the coding sequence TTGAGTATTAAGATATATTGTGAGATAGATACACACGGAATAGATCCCTCTTTAATAAAAAGATCTTTAGAGCCAGATAATATAGACATACCCGAGGGAATGGCTATAGATATTAGATACTCCGGGGAGAGGATTATATTAAGTTTAGAATGTAGCGTAGATAAGATCCTCACCTGCAGATCCACAATCGATGAGATATTAATGTTAATAGATAGTATTTTAAAGAGTCTAGGAAAGTATGAGAAAAGATAA
- a CDS encoding 30S ribosomal protein S15, giving the protein HPKDLHSKRGLIEIESKIRRLVKYYKRVGKLPPDWEYDRERAKLIVAQQAAGQVGS; this is encoded by the coding sequence GCATCCAAAGGATCTCCACTCTAAGAGAGGATTGATCGAGATCGAGTCTAAGATAAGGAGGCTAGTTAAATATTATAAGAGGGTTGGAAAGCTACCACCAGATTGGGAATATGATAGAGAGAGGGCAAAGCTCATAGTTGCACAGCAGGCAGCAGGACAGGTTGGGAGCTAA